A window of Mucilaginibacter sp. PAMC 26640 contains these coding sequences:
- a CDS encoding peptidase encodes MIPIIIILCCAIIFYASKRMRKKNVPMLNIIGPAHQKILIDHIRYYNQLTEPDKTKFEDKIEQFLDDVRIEGVGLELTDTDRIMVAASAVIPIFGFKDWRFQNVTNVLLYPDTFNKDFQFEGNDGEGRNIMGMVGSGYMNGQMILSRAALVKGFSKNAGKENTGIHEFVHLLDKTDGATDGVPENFLEHDYVDPWVKMMHQEIRKIEAGHSDIDPYAGTNEAEFFAVVSEYFFSKPEQFQIKHPELYDMLSRIFGQKPA; translated from the coding sequence ATGATTCCGATTATCATCATACTCTGCTGTGCCATCATCTTTTATGCCTCAAAGCGCATGCGTAAAAAAAACGTACCAATGCTCAATATAATAGGCCCTGCGCATCAAAAAATCCTGATCGACCACATCCGCTACTACAATCAGCTTACCGAGCCGGATAAAACCAAATTTGAAGATAAAATAGAGCAGTTCTTAGATGACGTACGTATAGAAGGCGTTGGCCTTGAGCTTACGGATACCGACCGGATCATGGTGGCAGCAAGCGCAGTAATCCCCATCTTTGGATTTAAGGACTGGCGCTTTCAAAACGTTACCAATGTGCTGCTCTACCCGGATACCTTTAATAAAGATTTCCAGTTTGAAGGGAATGATGGTGAAGGCCGAAATATCATGGGCATGGTAGGAAGTGGCTATATGAACGGGCAAATGATCCTCTCGCGGGCCGCCTTAGTTAAAGGTTTCTCTAAAAACGCAGGTAAAGAAAATACAGGCATCCATGAATTTGTGCACCTGCTGGATAAAACAGATGGCGCAACCGATGGGGTTCCCGAAAATTTCCTGGAGCATGATTATGTTGACCCATGGGTAAAAATGATGCATCAGGAGATCCGGAAAATAGAAGCGGGCCATTCGGATATTGATCCTTACGCCGGCACCAATGAGGCAGAGTTCTTCGCGGTAGTTTCCGAATACTTCTTCTCTAAACCAGAGCAGTTCCAAATCAAGCATCCAGAATTATATGATATGCTGAGCAGGATATTTGGGCAAAAACCAGCGTAG
- a CDS encoding RNA polymerase subunit sigma-70 — protein sequence MNFIRKPIRPEDTADEELVNSYRLNADISVLGKLYERHMPLVFGVCLKYLKDEELARDAVMGIFEELVTKAKQHDIKQFRSWLYVVSRNHCLMQLRADKKLPTVELEEFMEFTPVLHPEDDKEEALQALERCINKLVPAQKQSVRLFYLDERCYKEIAEVTGYTLNEVKSYIQNGKRNLKLCLEKYGG from the coding sequence ATGAACTTCATCAGAAAACCAATTAGGCCAGAGGATACCGCAGATGAAGAGCTGGTTAACAGCTATCGTTTAAACGCCGATATAAGCGTACTGGGGAAGCTATATGAAAGGCACATGCCACTTGTATTTGGCGTTTGCCTAAAATACCTTAAAGATGAGGAATTAGCCCGCGATGCCGTTATGGGTATATTTGAAGAGCTGGTAACCAAAGCTAAACAGCACGATATAAAACAATTCAGGAGCTGGCTTTATGTAGTGAGCCGCAACCATTGCTTGATGCAATTAAGGGCTGATAAAAAATTGCCTACTGTTGAACTGGAGGAGTTTATGGAATTCACTCCGGTTTTGCATCCTGAGGATGATAAGGAAGAAGCACTGCAGGCATTAGAGCGTTGCATAAATAAATTAGTGCCTGCACAAAAACAAAGCGTACGCTTGTTTTATTTAGATGAAAGGTGCTATAAAGAAATTGCAGAAGTAACAGGATATACCTTAAACGAAGTAAAAAGCTACATACAAAATGGCAAACGCAATTTAAAGCTTTGCCTGGAAAAATACGGTGGATAA
- a CDS encoding inorganic phosphate transporter — MVTTLLVAVVALALIFDYTNGFHDAANSIATIVSTKVLTPFQAVLMAAVFNFAAYFFIKDHKVANTVAKIVVEQYITLHVILAGLIAAITWNLATWWFGIPSSSSHTLIGGFAGAGVCNAIYLGAPALSAVNAHYILTIIAYIVLAPFIGLIIAYFITILILHICKKARPVTAERWFKRLQLVSAAALSFAHGTNDAQKVMGILYVALIAAKIIGAGSPMPEWIPLACYTAISAGTMSGGWKIVKTMGSKITKITPLEGVAAETAGAVTLFITERFGIPVSTTHTITGSIIGVGLTKRVSAVRWGVTINLVWAWIITIPISALIAGLVFVLIHLIG, encoded by the coding sequence ATGGTTACCACTTTATTAGTTGCTGTAGTTGCCCTGGCCCTTATATTTGATTATACCAATGGGTTTCATGATGCAGCAAACTCTATAGCCACCATCGTATCAACCAAGGTACTAACGCCTTTCCAGGCGGTGTTGATGGCTGCTGTATTTAACTTTGCCGCTTACTTTTTTATCAAAGACCATAAGGTTGCCAACACGGTAGCAAAAATTGTGGTAGAACAGTATATCACACTTCATGTTATCCTTGCCGGGCTTATAGCGGCAATTACCTGGAATTTAGCTACCTGGTGGTTTGGTATTCCTTCCAGTTCATCCCACACGCTTATCGGCGGGTTTGCAGGTGCCGGTGTTTGTAATGCCATCTACCTGGGTGCACCAGCTTTAAGTGCGGTGAACGCTCACTACATCTTAACCATTATTGCCTATATTGTACTAGCGCCTTTTATTGGTTTAATTATCGCTTATTTTATTACTATCCTTATTCTGCATATATGTAAAAAGGCCAGGCCCGTAACAGCCGAACGCTGGTTTAAACGCCTGCAACTTGTTTCGGCAGCGGCATTAAGCTTTGCACACGGTACTAACGATGCACAAAAGGTAATGGGTATTTTATACGTTGCGCTGATAGCAGCTAAAATAATCGGCGCAGGTTCACCTATGCCGGAGTGGATCCCACTTGCCTGTTACACTGCAATATCTGCAGGTACCATGAGCGGAGGTTGGAAGATCGTGAAAACGATGGGATCTAAAATAACCAAGATTACTCCGCTGGAAGGTGTTGCTGCAGAAACTGCCGGTGCCGTTACTCTATTTATCACCGAGCGTTTTGGAATACCTGTTTCTACTACACACACTATTACGGGTTCTATTATCGGGGTAGGCTTAACCAAGCGCGTATCTGCTGTGCGCTGGGGCGTAACTATAAATTTGGTTTGGGCATGGATCATTACCATTCCTATTTCTGCACTAATTGCCGGTTTGGTATTTGTGCTGATCCACTTGATAGGTTAA
- a CDS encoding phosphate transport regulator, with product MSLNSIFQYFVPKDKKTFFPLFEQAASNVVTMATILVEAVNSNNPATQDELFRQIDKLENKGDELTHQIYLELGKNFITPFDREDIHALATAIDDVADYIHGAANRMSLYKIDDFNEHIRKLSDLILQAAGDLEKAVRELKDLKNVRAIADSCIRINSVENQADYVFDRAVADLFLYETDAIRLIKYKEILAALETATDMCEDAANVMESILVKNA from the coding sequence ATGTCACTCAACAGTATCTTCCAGTACTTTGTCCCAAAAGATAAAAAAACTTTCTTCCCGCTATTTGAGCAGGCAGCAAGTAACGTTGTAACCATGGCTACTATTCTGGTAGAAGCCGTAAATTCCAATAACCCGGCAACGCAGGATGAGCTGTTTAGGCAGATTGATAAATTAGAGAATAAAGGCGATGAGCTTACCCACCAGATCTACCTGGAGCTGGGCAAAAACTTTATTACTCCTTTCGATCGTGAGGATATCCACGCTTTGGCAACTGCTATAGATGATGTTGCTGATTATATCCATGGTGCGGCTAACCGCATGAGCTTATACAAGATCGATGATTTTAACGAGCATATTCGTAAGTTAAGCGATTTGATCCTGCAGGCGGCCGGCGATTTGGAAAAGGCCGTACGCGAATTAAAAGACCTTAAAAACGTACGTGCCATTGCAGATTCCTGCATCCGTATTAACAGCGTTGAGAACCAGGCCGATTATGTTTTTGACCGTGCCGTTGCTGATTTGTTCCTTTATGAAACAGATGCTATCCGCCTGATTAAATACAAAGAGATTTTGGCTGCTCTTGAAACTGCTACCGATATGTGCGAAGATGCCGCCAACGTGATGGAATCGATATTAGTTAAGAACGCCTAA
- a CDS encoding two-component sensor histidine kinase, translated as MNLRVLVLINSAAVAISLSAVNYYFQHKWYDMMITFLVTLISSYIVFYYLIEKYIYSKIKLIYKLIHNLKLGRDLRDALGEHVSANPIKDVEDEVKEWARLKKIEVDDLKKQERFRRDFLSNISHEFKTPLFAIQGYIEALQDDDFEDKEMATKFLDKASKNVDRLSYLIKDLDEISKLESGEIPINYTKFKINDLIKEVFESLELKAKHHHIKLTFKQKYDDGIYVNGDREKIRQVLVNLIDNSFKYGKEGGNTSVSIFTLHEQVLVEVTDDGMGIEEKFLPRLFERFFRTDTSRSRQIGGSGLGLAIVKHIIEAHQQTINVRSTEGLGSTFGFTLQKTKQILPFPNIPVLKS; from the coding sequence ATGAATTTGCGCGTACTGGTATTGATCAATTCGGCAGCGGTAGCCATCAGTCTTTCGGCCGTAAATTATTATTTTCAGCATAAATGGTACGATATGATGATCACCTTCCTGGTGACACTCATCAGCAGCTATATCGTTTTTTACTATCTTATCGAAAAATACATCTACTCCAAAATTAAGCTGATCTACAAACTGATCCATAATTTGAAACTAGGTAGAGATCTTCGCGATGCACTGGGTGAGCATGTTAGCGCCAACCCGATCAAAGATGTGGAAGATGAAGTTAAAGAGTGGGCGAGGCTGAAAAAAATAGAGGTTGATGATCTGAAGAAGCAGGAACGGTTCCGCAGGGATTTTTTGTCCAATATCTCTCACGAATTTAAAACGCCGCTTTTTGCCATCCAGGGCTACATTGAAGCACTTCAGGATGATGATTTTGAGGATAAAGAAATGGCCACCAAGTTTTTGGATAAGGCATCAAAAAATGTAGACAGGCTGAGTTACCTCATCAAAGATCTGGACGAGATCTCTAAACTCGAATCTGGCGAGATTCCGATCAACTACACCAAGTTTAAGATAAATGATCTGATTAAGGAGGTGTTTGAATCCCTGGAGTTAAAGGCAAAGCATCATCATATCAAACTTACTTTCAAGCAAAAATATGATGATGGTATCTATGTAAATGGCGACAGGGAGAAGATCCGCCAGGTGCTGGTTAATTTGATAGACAATTCGTTTAAATACGGTAAGGAGGGTGGCAATACCTCCGTCAGTATTTTTACACTGCATGAGCAGGTGCTGGTAGAAGTTACCGACGATGGTATGGGTATTGAAGAAAAATTTCTGCCTCGGTTGTTCGAGCGTTTTTTTCGCACTGATACCAGTCGTTCGCGTCAGATTGGCGGCTCTGGCTTAGGTTTAGCAATTGTAAAACACATCATCGAAGCTCATCAGCAAACCATTAATGTGCGTAGTACCGAAGGCTTAGGCTCAACTTTTGGATTCACTTTGCAAAAAACAAAGCAGATTTTACCTTTTCCAAATATCCCGGTACTAAAAAGTTAA
- a CDS encoding porin yields MAIGQFCHAQDTLKQQRFNFHFQQTVITQFKPAFSAAYTGNNSLLTGKETQSSITTTFFGGARLWKGASAFFNPEMSGGSGLSKTLGVAGFPNGETFRVGGAEPKIYIARLYLSQNFEWGNEKDTLPDNGKSLAGLRSKRYLNFTIGKFGMADFFDGNEFSHDPRSQFMNWSLMDNAAWDYPANTRGYVMGAMAELGQPSWALRFAFTMTTTSANGAIWDERIAHANTQTLEYEKRYQVNGRNGNVRILGFRNNGKMGNYRLALAQNPVNPVVDTNLTYGKHKYGFGISADQYLSKYFGVFAKLSYNDGKTETWAFTEIDRSLSFGAVLRGGKWHRKDDELALAFVANGISGPHRDYLAAGGYGFIIGDGKLNYAHELIAELYYKINAYQGKLWLTPDYQFIANPAYNRDRGPVNVFSLRAHVEF; encoded by the coding sequence ATGGCTATAGGCCAATTTTGCCACGCGCAGGATACTTTAAAACAACAGCGGTTTAATTTCCATTTTCAGCAAACGGTAATTACGCAATTTAAGCCTGCGTTCAGCGCTGCTTATACCGGTAACAACAGCTTGTTAACGGGTAAAGAAACGCAGTCGTCAATAACTACAACATTTTTTGGGGGTGCCCGGTTATGGAAAGGTGCGTCAGCTTTTTTCAATCCGGAGATGTCGGGTGGATCCGGCCTGAGTAAAACTTTGGGTGTAGCCGGTTTTCCCAACGGCGAAACATTCCGGGTAGGTGGCGCCGAGCCGAAGATCTATATCGCCAGGCTATACTTGTCGCAGAATTTTGAGTGGGGAAATGAGAAAGATACGCTGCCTGACAATGGGAAGAGCCTGGCAGGCCTCAGGAGCAAGCGATACCTGAATTTTACCATTGGTAAGTTTGGTATGGCTGATTTTTTCGACGGCAACGAATTTAGCCACGACCCGCGGTCGCAATTCATGAACTGGAGTTTGATGGATAATGCCGCCTGGGATTACCCTGCAAATACGCGCGGCTATGTGATGGGTGCCATGGCAGAACTGGGGCAACCTTCCTGGGCCCTACGCTTTGCCTTCACCATGACCACAACATCGGCCAATGGCGCTATTTGGGATGAACGCATTGCGCACGCCAACACACAAACGCTGGAATACGAAAAGCGCTATCAGGTAAACGGAAGAAACGGAAATGTGCGGATACTGGGCTTTCGCAATAATGGTAAAATGGGCAACTACCGTTTGGCTCTGGCGCAAAATCCGGTTAACCCGGTGGTGGATACCAACCTTACCTATGGCAAACACAAATACGGTTTCGGTATTAGTGCCGACCAGTACCTGAGCAAATACTTTGGTGTATTTGCCAAACTGAGTTACAATGATGGCAAAACAGAAACCTGGGCATTTACGGAGATCGACCGCTCTTTAAGCTTCGGCGCTGTGCTAAGGGGTGGCAAATGGCATCGTAAGGATGATGAACTGGCGTTGGCCTTTGTCGCTAACGGGATCTCCGGGCCGCACCGCGATTATTTGGCTGCAGGTGGTTATGGTTTTATCATCGGTGATGGCAAACTTAACTATGCTCATGAACTGATAGCAGAACTTTATTATAAGATAAATGCCTACCAGGGGAAGCTATGGCTGACTCCCGATTACCAGTTTATAGCCAACCCGGCGTATAATAGAGACCGGGGCCCGGTAAATGTTTTCTCGCTGAGGGCGCATGTAGAATTTTAA
- a CDS encoding phosphohydrolase, producing the protein MSNADIIEKTTAFVQETLQNAEGGHDWWHIQRVHINAQKLAQTEACDLLVVELAALLHDIADSKFHNGDEEIGPRTAGDFLTAIGVDEPIVVHVQQIIRHMSFKASFDKVTFHSPELAIVQDADRLDAIGAIGIARAFTYGGFKNREIYNPELKPNLNMSKEEYKNTTAPTINHFYEKLLLLKDKMNTATGKQMALQRHEFMETYLDQFYSEVQ; encoded by the coding sequence ATGAGTAACGCAGATATCATTGAAAAAACGACTGCCTTTGTGCAGGAAACCCTGCAAAACGCCGAGGGCGGGCACGATTGGTGGCATATTCAGCGGGTGCACATCAATGCCCAAAAGCTGGCCCAAACGGAGGCCTGCGATTTGCTTGTGGTTGAACTTGCCGCCCTTCTCCATGATATAGCCGACAGCAAATTCCACAACGGAGATGAGGAAATAGGACCCAGAACGGCCGGCGACTTCCTTACGGCTATTGGGGTAGATGAACCGATTGTGGTGCATGTGCAACAGATCATCAGGCATATGTCTTTCAAGGCTAGTTTTGATAAAGTAACCTTCCACTCGCCGGAGCTGGCCATTGTTCAGGATGCCGACCGGCTGGACGCCATTGGCGCTATAGGCATTGCGCGTGCATTTACCTACGGCGGGTTTAAAAACCGGGAGATCTACAACCCCGAATTGAAACCGAACCTGAACATGAGCAAAGAGGAGTATAAAAACACCACGGCGCCTACCATCAATCACTTTTACGAAAAACTACTTTTACTTAAAGATAAAATGAACACGGCTACCGGCAAGCAAATGGCGTTGCAGCGGCATGAATTTATGGAAACCTACCTGGACCAATTTTACAGCGAAGTACAATAA
- a CDS encoding transcriptional regulator — protein sequence MKNLLNIKVKAVAANIRIKREELNYTQEYLAAKLNISQNAYSKIELGYTKITLERLFQIAEVLDADLIELIKTESEQAA from the coding sequence ATGAAAAATTTGCTAAATATTAAAGTAAAAGCCGTTGCTGCTAACATCCGTATTAAACGCGAAGAACTGAATTACACGCAGGAGTACCTCGCTGCCAAACTGAATATTTCTCAGAATGCATACAGCAAAATTGAGCTGGGTTATACTAAAATAACCCTGGAGCGCCTTTTCCAGATCGCCGAAGTTTTGGATGCCGATTTGATTGAACTGATCAAAACAGAAAGCGAACAGGCTGCATAA
- a CDS encoding nucleotide pyrophosphohydrolase, which produces MSELKELQKKFIDFRDERDWAQFHNAKDLALALSIEAAELNELFLWKKAEDVNIEKVKDELADVFGYALLIAEKFDLNISEIITNKITKNNEKYPVSKSKGSAKKYNEL; this is translated from the coding sequence ATGAGCGAGTTAAAAGAACTTCAAAAAAAATTTATCGATTTTAGGGATGAACGAGATTGGGCACAATTTCATAATGCTAAAGATCTAGCCTTGGCTTTATCTATTGAAGCTGCCGAACTTAATGAATTATTTCTCTGGAAAAAGGCAGAAGATGTTAATATAGAAAAGGTTAAAGACGAATTGGCTGATGTCTTTGGCTACGCATTGCTCATTGCGGAAAAATTCGATCTCAATATCAGCGAAATTATCACCAACAAGATCACCAAGAACAACGAAAAGTATCCGGTTTCTAAATCGAAAGGAAGTGCTAAAAAATACAACGAACTATGA
- a CDS encoding DNA ligase-associated DEXH box helicase produces MVTKGQQVIQTWYKQKQWKQFPFQKEMEEAYLSGFSGLLNAPTGSGKTFALFLPFLAGYINQNPDTYQTKSNNGLQMLWITPLRALTNDIRKAMQEVCDELGMPWRIMTRTGDTSAADKAALKKRLPEVLLTTPESLHLMLAQKEYDKVFKGLQVFVCDEWHELLGTKRGVQVELGLSKLKVLASPTAGGALPVSDVKSQISNLKVWGISATIGNLEQAAEVLLGNDFPPERIKMVRANIEKRLLIESVIPENIENYSWAGHIGVKLLPQVMKIVAKSKTTLIFTNTRSQAEIWYHAIIDNYPEYAGIMAMHHGSLDNELRNWVEQALHAEALKVVVCTSSLDLGVDFRPVDTVVQVGSPKGVARFMQRAGRSGHHPGAISKAYFVPTHSLELLEGAALKQAIKNGVFESRDPMLLTMDVLIQYMVTLAVSDGFRADELYKEVKSTFAFADLRRDEFNQLLDFITNGGKTLAQYDEFLKVEVENGLFKVNNRRVAMRHRLSIGTITSELSIRVKWLSGGSLGTLEEGFIAKLKPGDTFWFAGRSLEFIKVKEMSAFVKKSTKTKGLIPSWAGGRMPLSSQLSAVFRDKLDEVAHGIEADVEVKALKPLFDLQKKLSHLPESHEFLIESFKSREGHHLLFYPFEGRLVHEGMASLLAYRIAKIRPSSFSIAMNDYGFELLTDEDIPIEEALEDASFFSIDNLIDDIQNSLNANEMARRRFRDIAHIGGLIFTGYPGQQVKNKHLQASTSLLFEVFNEYEPDNLLVRQAYNEALAFQLEEFRLRAALQRIQTQSIILKTIERPTPFAFPILVDSMGREKLTTETMEKRIAKMARRYDVDESDAEKIAPKPRKAGVTRRKGF; encoded by the coding sequence ATGGTTACAAAAGGGCAGCAGGTTATCCAAACATGGTATAAGCAAAAGCAATGGAAGCAGTTCCCGTTTCAAAAAGAAATGGAGGAGGCTTACCTTTCCGGCTTTTCTGGTTTGCTAAACGCACCTACCGGCAGCGGTAAAACCTTTGCACTGTTCCTGCCGTTCCTGGCGGGTTATATCAATCAAAATCCGGATACCTATCAAACTAAAAGCAACAACGGCTTACAAATGCTTTGGATCACCCCGTTACGGGCGTTAACCAACGATATTCGCAAAGCCATGCAGGAAGTGTGCGATGAGTTGGGCATGCCCTGGCGCATCATGACCCGCACGGGGGATACTTCCGCAGCAGATAAAGCAGCACTAAAAAAACGCCTGCCCGAGGTGCTTCTTACCACACCGGAAAGCCTTCATTTAATGCTCGCCCAAAAAGAATACGACAAAGTATTTAAGGGCCTGCAAGTATTTGTATGCGATGAGTGGCACGAATTGCTCGGCACCAAACGCGGCGTGCAGGTGGAACTGGGGTTAAGCAAGTTGAAGGTATTAGCGTCGCCAACGGCGGGTGGTGCGCTTCCGGTCTCGGATGTCAAATCTCAGATCTCCAATCTCAAAGTTTGGGGGATCTCTGCCACCATTGGCAATCTCGAGCAAGCCGCCGAGGTGCTTTTAGGCAATGATTTTCCACCGGAACGCATTAAAATGGTAAGGGCGAATATTGAAAAGCGACTGTTGATCGAATCCGTCATCCCCGAAAATATTGAGAACTATTCCTGGGCGGGCCACATCGGTGTTAAGCTGTTGCCTCAGGTGATGAAAATCGTTGCTAAGAGCAAAACTACGCTCATCTTTACCAATACCCGTTCGCAGGCGGAGATCTGGTATCATGCCATTATAGATAACTACCCCGAGTACGCCGGCATTATGGCCATGCACCATGGGTCGCTGGATAACGAATTACGCAATTGGGTAGAGCAGGCCCTGCATGCCGAAGCGCTGAAAGTTGTGGTTTGTACCTCAAGTCTCGATCTTGGTGTCGATTTCCGGCCGGTAGATACGGTGGTACAGGTGGGCAGCCCAAAAGGTGTTGCGCGGTTTATGCAGCGTGCGGGCCGAAGCGGGCACCATCCCGGGGCGATATCCAAGGCTTATTTTGTTCCAACCCACTCTTTAGAACTGTTAGAAGGCGCGGCATTGAAGCAGGCTATAAAAAATGGCGTCTTTGAAAGTCGTGATCCAATGTTGCTGACGATGGATGTACTGATCCAATATATGGTTACGCTGGCGGTATCCGATGGGTTTCGTGCCGACGAACTCTACAAAGAAGTAAAATCCACCTTTGCCTTTGCCGATCTGCGCCGGGATGAATTTAACCAGCTGCTGGATTTTATTACCAACGGCGGCAAAACGCTTGCACAATACGATGAGTTTTTAAAGGTAGAGGTAGAGAACGGCCTGTTTAAAGTAAATAACCGAAGGGTAGCCATGCGCCATCGCCTAAGTATCGGAACAATCACCAGCGAACTCAGTATCCGGGTAAAGTGGCTCAGCGGCGGCAGCCTCGGTACCTTGGAGGAGGGTTTCATTGCTAAACTGAAGCCTGGTGATACCTTTTGGTTTGCCGGGAGGAGTTTAGAGTTTATCAAAGTGAAGGAGATGAGTGCGTTCGTTAAAAAATCCACCAAAACAAAAGGATTGATTCCCAGCTGGGCGGGTGGACGGATGCCGCTTTCATCTCAACTTTCTGCAGTATTCCGCGATAAACTGGATGAAGTAGCACACGGTATTGAAGCAGACGTTGAAGTAAAGGCCCTAAAACCTTTGTTCGATCTGCAAAAGAAATTATCGCACCTGCCCGAAAGCCACGAGTTTTTGATTGAATCTTTCAAGTCCCGCGAAGGGCATCACCTGCTGTTTTACCCTTTCGAAGGAAGATTGGTACACGAGGGGATGGCAAGTTTGCTGGCCTATCGTATTGCTAAGATCAGGCCCTCCAGCTTTTCCATCGCCATGAATGATTATGGTTTTGAATTGCTTACCGATGAAGATATCCCGATTGAAGAAGCCCTGGAAGATGCCTCTTTTTTCTCTATCGATAATTTGATAGACGATATTCAGAACAGTTTGAATGCGAATGAAATGGCGCGCCGCCGGTTTAGGGACATCGCCCACATCGGCGGGTTGATATTTACCGGCTACCCGGGCCAGCAGGTTAAGAACAAGCACCTTCAGGCATCCACATCATTGTTATTTGAAGTTTTCAACGAGTACGAGCCGGATAACTTGCTGGTGCGACAGGCATATAATGAGGCATTGGCCTTTCAACTGGAAGAGTTTCGCTTAAGAGCGGCCCTGCAGCGCATCCAAACCCAAAGCATTATTCTCAAGACGATCGAGCGGCCCACCCCTTTTGCCTTTCCCATTTTAGTGGATAGCATGGGCAGGGAAAAACTCACCACTGAAACCATGGAAAAGCGGATTGCCAAAATGGCCCGCCGCTACGATGTTGATGAAAGCGATGCAGAAAAAATTGCCCCAAAACCACGAAAGGCTGGCGTTACCAGAAGGAAAGGCTTTTAG
- a CDS encoding esterase, with protein sequence MKRLLLLPLILFAAGVMAQSLPKVIKTDAGLLSGSMNADETISVYRGIPFAAPPVGDLRWKAPQALKPWSGVKTCTDFSKMPIQGKPNEFGVYTREFLIKDEALSEDCLYLNVWTGAKSPAEKRPVIVWIYGGGFGSGGTNVPIYDGEALAKKGVILVSVNYRVGVLGFLAHPELSAESPNHASGNYGLMDQLAGVKWVKNNIAAFGGDPNNVTIAGQSAGSMSVNYLVASPLGKGLFKRAIAESGAVFLDGPFGGVNLKQAEEEGVKTASRLGAKSLADLRKLSTYQLLKQNGGRPIIDGYVVPQSISAIFAAGKENQVAVLTGWNTDDAFIGKLKSAAEYKADIEKRYPADAAAYLKNYPGNTDAEAERSQINISRDITFGVQNYTWANVQSTKGTAKVYLYRFTRRLPATEDFKKYGAFHTGEVGYVFNNLKFLNRPFEPVDQQLADQISSYWVNFAKTGNPNGNNLPVWPAYNTTGKQVMILGEKPAATTLPDDAALKFMVKQTIR encoded by the coding sequence ATGAAACGCTTACTTTTATTGCCGCTTATTTTGTTTGCTGCCGGCGTAATGGCGCAGAGCCTGCCAAAAGTTATTAAAACAGATGCCGGTTTACTTTCCGGTTCGATGAATGCTGATGAAACCATCAGCGTATACAGAGGTATCCCCTTTGCTGCCCCGCCGGTTGGCGATCTGCGCTGGAAAGCCCCGCAGGCGTTAAAGCCATGGTCAGGCGTAAAGACTTGCACCGACTTTTCTAAGATGCCGATCCAGGGCAAACCAAATGAATTTGGTGTTTACACCCGCGAGTTCCTGATCAAAGATGAAGCACTAAGCGAGGATTGCCTGTACCTGAATGTTTGGACAGGAGCCAAATCACCGGCAGAAAAGCGCCCGGTTATCGTTTGGATCTATGGCGGCGGTTTCGGCAGCGGCGGTACCAACGTGCCGATTTATGATGGCGAGGCATTGGCCAAAAAAGGGGTAATACTGGTAAGTGTAAATTACAGGGTAGGTGTTTTAGGTTTCCTGGCACATCCCGAATTATCGGCAGAATCGCCCAATCACGCTTCCGGTAACTACGGCTTGATGGATCAGCTGGCCGGGGTAAAATGGGTAAAGAACAATATCGCAGCCTTTGGAGGAGATCCAAACAATGTTACCATTGCGGGCCAGTCCGCCGGTTCAATGAGCGTAAATTACCTGGTTGCGTCGCCATTAGGCAAAGGCTTGTTTAAACGTGCCATTGCCGAAAGCGGTGCGGTTTTTCTGGATGGTCCCTTTGGTGGCGTAAACTTAAAGCAGGCCGAAGAAGAGGGCGTTAAAACAGCTTCCAGGCTTGGCGCCAAATCTTTGGCCGACCTGCGGAAATTATCCACATACCAATTGCTTAAACAAAATGGCGGGCGGCCAATTATAGATGGCTATGTAGTGCCTCAATCCATATCGGCAATATTTGCGGCCGGGAAAGAAAACCAGGTGGCTGTATTAACCGGCTGGAATACAGATGACGCATTCATTGGTAAACTAAAAAGCGCCGCTGAATACAAGGCTGATATCGAAAAACGATACCCGGCAGATGCTGCAGCCTATTTAAAAAACTATCCGGGAAACACAGATGCCGAAGCGGAACGGTCACAGATCAATATATCCCGGGATATCACCTTTGGGGTTCAAAATTATACCTGGGCTAATGTACAAAGTACGAAAGGTACGGCCAAAGTTTACCTGTACCGTTTTACCCGCCGTTTGCCTGCTACCGAAGATTTTAAAAAATATGGTGCTTTCCATACCGGCGAAGTTGGGTATGTATTTAATAACCTCAAATTCCTGAACCGCCCTTTCGAGCCAGTAGACCAGCAACTGGCAGATCAGATCTCGTCCTACTGGGTAAACTTTGCTAAAACCGGTAATCCTAACGGCAATAACCTACCCGTATGGCCTGCCTATAATACCACCGGGAAGCAGGTAATGATTTTAGGCGAAAAACCAGCAGCCACCACCCTGCCGGATGATGCCGCATTAAAATTTATGGTAAAGCAGACGATCAGGTAG